In endosymbiont of Galathealinum brachiosum, the DNA window TTCATCTGCCATCGTTTCAATAATCGTAGCAGCAACTTCTTTAACCTGTGCTGACGTAAATTCAGTTCCGTCATTCTTCATGTAACCATAATGAAGATATGGAGAGTTATAGGGTGAGTTTTCAACAACACTAAGTATCTCGTCTTCTGTATAAGCAGGCCCCAGTTTTTCTGATAAAGCAGTATAGGAAAGATCTGCAGCATCTAATGCATGGTAAACAATGGCTTTTAGCTCATTTTTAACTGCACCAGGTAATTTGGAAATTTCATCTGCGAAAGCCGCATCTTCCATTTGAGGACCAAAAACAACATCACTAAAGAACAGGCTGAAGATAGCTTCAGGATTTAGCATATCAACGTAAATGTTTTCACCATCGTTATACACTGTTACTTCACAGGGTAGAGTTGGCGCATGAATAAATCCATTAGCGACTTTCGATGTATCATCATCAGTAACTACATTTGTTGCTCCTAGTGCCTTTTTGGCATAGTAGGAATTACATATATCCATTACTTTAACTTTATACGCTCCGGATTCTGCATCATCAGGATCAATAGTCTCAATTGAGGGTATCTGTAAAATAGCATCACTGAGTGTTGCAGGGTCTTCATCTGAACCACCAATGATCCAGTTTGCAGGAAATCCTGACGCAGCAACATCATCCTCTTTCTCAATGTACAGGTGAATGGCATCGGCTACCGTCTGTGCTTTGCTGTATGTATCAGCATAATTAACACTGCCATCTATATTTTTCACAACCTCCAGAGTCGCTATTCTTTCAAACGGTGTGAATGTTGAAGGAGCAGAATCATCACTGCATCCATTTATGCCAAGTACAAAAGCAGCAGCAAGACCAATGGATGAACATTTTTTCAATAAGCCAGTTTTTTTAACAATTTTCATGATCTATATTTCCCCTCAAGGATTATATTTGTTGTAATTAATCACATGCAAAAATTAAAAATTTTCACAGTAAAATTCAAGTTGAAGTCATTTAAATTGATAGTAAGGGGGAGGAGTTCTCAGATATGTAATCACTATCTGCTTAATAACTTTAGCTAACAAACCAGAAGATGCCATGAATTACTTCGTTCATTTTCGTTGATTTTTAATAAGAAACAATATCGCTGGATATCAACAAGTTACAACCCACTGTTAAAAATAAACATTGTATTTAACCGCAATTACTCAAAAATATTTAGTTGCAAGCTGACCATAAACCCAACTTTTTTTGATAATTGATAAAAATTATTCGAGAAATTCGGTCGGATCAGGAAAAAATGCTTATTTATTGAATAATTTAAACTGCTGTCCAGAATAGAAAAATGATGATTTGAAAGTGATCGATTTTATCTCTAATAACAGACTTAAAAAAACTAAAGTGACTTTTTATTTTCGTTCGACTTTGTAGGCTGTTTTTTGTTCTGGAATTCATGTTTATTACGTTGAATATAATCTTCTAGCATCTGCATGGTAATAGCCCCCTGCTGCCTTGCAACCAGTTTACCTTCAGGGCTAATTATAAATGTTGTAGGTAAAATGGTGACATTTCCAAACGGGGTTACCTGCTCAAACGGCACTGATAACAGTGGAAAACTAATCTTCATTTTGTCCCTGAAACTTGCCATCACCTCTATGGGTAACTCCTCCTGGTTAATACCTAAAACCACCGCATCAGTTTCTTTATGCTGATTGTGAAAAACACTGAGTTCTGGCATCTCCCTCAAACAGGGCCCACAGAAGATCCCCCAGTAGTTAACAACAATCCATTTGCCACGATACCGTTCAATCGTATGAAGATCACCCTGTAAATCTTTTGACGAGAAACTGATAGCCTCTGCAGCAGACGTTACCTGAGAAAATAACTGAGAAGATAAAAGAAAAATAGATATTGAAATAATAAGTTGTTTAATCGACATTGTTCACATATATCAGGACAAATTGTAATTAAGAATATATAAGCTAACTATTCTGTTTGCTATTATATTTAACATATTTTTCTAATAACATTTGTTTAGAAATATAAGCTTCCAGTGCCTGTTTTGTGATTACACCTGCTTCACCGGCAACTACATTTCCTTCGGGATCTACAATATATGTAGTAGGTAGTACGGGCACCACGCCTAACGGTGTTTCCCTCACTTCTTCGCTAAGCCAGACTGGGTATGGGATTTCGTAAGCGCCAACAAAACCTTTTAATTGAGTCTTGTTAATCGTCTCATAATTAATGCCAATAACAACAATATTAGAATCTATGTTTTCTTCATGCAATTTAGCAAGATCAGGTAATTCTTTAATACAACTACCACACCAGGTTGCCCAGTAATTTACAACAACCCACTTTCCTTTGTATTGTTCCAGTGACTGTATATTGCCATTTACATCCGGTAGTTTATATTCGACAGCACTTGATGCTGTACTTATTAAAAATAAAAAAGAGCTAATAAAAAAAATAAATAATTTGTTCATAATATAACCGGGTAATTAAAACTGTGGGTAAAAAATTCCCCCGGGTTTGCCTGCCATGTTATTCGTGGGTGAATAATCATGACAGTGCTGCAAACCACGAGGGAAGATTCCCTTTAACGCTATATGCTATGGAAGCATGTTGTACTTGATTTGAACACCTTCGTTCATAGCAATACCTGAATTAACTTCAAGTGCCGCTTTAACAATGTTCTGCAGGTCAGTCATAATCAGACCAGGGATTGCGCCAAACTTTGACTTATCTTCTTCTGAAATATCAGCAAACAATGATTTCAGCATGAAGTCAGGGTCAAGGTAGCTAATTACCAGCTTAGTACCACCGTCAATGATCTTCACAGTAATTTCACATGGCAGTGCATTTACGTGAGAAAGACCCGTGCTCATCGCCATCTTCGCATATAAAGGAGAACATGCTTCGATGATGTGGTTTTTGCCAGGGATAGAGATAGGCGCTATACGTGCTGATCTCCAACTTGATTTAGGACTCAGAATACTATCAAGAGTTGCACCTGTTTCTTCGTCAATAACTGTTGGGTGAACACCAGGTGTTGAACCTTCAGCTTCTTTACTTAATGTATCGATAATAGTCTGTGCTACTGTTTTAGATTCAGTTTCAGTAAATACACCACCATCAACCTTGGTATAGCCTACGTGCTTGTATGGAGATTGCTGATCACTTGAAGCGACTACTTCAATGATATCTTCCATGCTGTCATAAACTGGACCAATTTTCTTATCCAGAATTTTCGTTGCAGGATCAAAATCTAACAGAGCGGCATAGATAGTTGCTTTAATTTCATCTTTAACCTGTGGAGGCATTGCATATAGTGCATCTCTGAAATCTCTATCTGCCATTTCTTCACTAACGAGTACATCGCTGAAGAACAGAGTAAAGATTGCTGATGGATCAAGCATATCTACATAAATTTTATCCTCGTCTAACCAGATAGAAACTTCACAAGGTAGAGCAGGTGCATGTGAATAACCATTCACAATATATTTACCCGTACCGTCTTCAGCACTTCCTGTAATTGGATCTACACCCATCGCCAGTGCTGCATATTTACCATTACAGAAATCCAGTACATTGGCTTTCTTGGTATTGGCTTTTGTTACCACACCAGTTTCTACATAAGTTGCATCATTTGGATTAATAGGATCAGGTGAAGGAATAGCCAGTACCGCATGGTTGATTTCATCATCAGTACATACACGGGTATCTATACATGTCTTACTAGTACCACCCAGTTTCCAGTCAATACCCTGAATAACATCACTACCCAGCTGATCAGCTTCTTTCATTCTTGCTACATAAGTTGCCAGCGCAACTGAAGCTTCGCGTGCTTTTGCATAACTTGCAGTGTAGTCAATTTGACCTTTTACGCGAACAACATTCATTGATGCGATTCGGCTAACCGGTGTAAATGGCTTGAAGCCCTGCTTTGATTCTGGAGCACCAGCAACCGCTGCTGTAGATCCCATTGTTAGACCCAGTGCGAGTAACACACCACCACATACTGATTTTTTAACCCACTGATTTACAGTAGACGTTGATTTCACTTTCATTTGTTTCTCCAATTATTTTTACATTTAATTATAAATTGCTATGAATTCACCGAAGGCCAGCTTTTTCATTTCAATTTGTGATTAAAAGATTAAACAGTTGATGGAGATTTATCTATTGTTTCGTTCGTCAAAAATCGTGCATAACAGTACAATAAATTTTCTTTTTATTTATTAGTGAGTTAGATAAAAAATAAAACAGTTTGTACGAAATTGTACGAAGCAATACAGACCTGACATTTGATTTGTATCAAACATAAAAAAAGCTCATCACCTGTACAGGTGATGAGCTTTTCTGTGTCAACTAACAATTTAGCTTAGTCGTCGTCATTTTCTACAACAACTTCTGAACCAGATGCTTCATAAATAGTGTATTTCTATCATCCTGTTACTAAAAAAGAAGTATTCTCGATGACAGCAATCTCAAAGTATAGGGGACGGAGGGATTAAAATTTAATCCCGCCGTCCCCTTTTAATAGAAACTATACTGCGACTTCTAATTTTTCTTTTTTCAATTCTCTTTCAAGAATAAAACAGGCAAAGGGTATAACTGATGCCACTATCACTAACATCCAGAACATTACCGACCAGCCCTGTTTGTGACTCACGGCCAGTGATAAAACAACATAAGCCAACCAGAGCAAACCGTGAGTCATACCAACTATCCACACAATATCAAATGCAGCGAAGTAATATTTAGCTGGCATGGCGATCATGAAAAGAGCGATGAGTGAAAGGCCTTCGATAATGCTTAGTGTTCTGAAAGTATTTAACATATTAAATCTACTGCTATAAAAAATTAATGGGTATAAAACAAAACAGCCACTCTATAGAGTGGCTGTTTTGATATAAATATGGTGGCTACACCGGGATTTGAACCTGGGACCCCATCATTATGAGTGATGTGCTCTAACCAGCTGAGCTATGTAGCCGTTTTTACTAAGTAGTCATTGCTAATATTGACTGCAACGAGGGCGCGAATTTTGCTTGTTTTCGGAGGTTTTGTCAAGGCTGTTTGGGGATATTCTATCATCAAAATAGCTCCATTTACCGACAGACACTGGATTCCTGCCTACGCAGGAATAACAGCGCTACTTATACATTAAATCTGAAATGCAGCACATCTCCGTCCTGTACGACGTAATCTTTACCTTCTACTCTGAGCTTACCCGCATCTTTAGCGCCAGCTTCACCGTTGTACTCTATGAAATCATCATATGCCATGGTTTCGGCACGTATAAAGCCTTTTTCAAAGTCTGTATGGATTACACCCGCCGCCTGTGGTGCGGTTGCGCCTACTGCTACTGTCCAGGCTCTTACTTCTTTTACACCTGCGGTGAAATACGTTTGCAAACCAAGCAATGTATAACCCGCTCTGATTACTCGATTTAAACCCGGCTCTTCAAGCCCCATTTCATCGAGGAAGTCTTTTTTCTCTTCTTCGTCCAACTCAATTAACTCTTCTTCAATTGATGCACAGACAGCAACTACCTGAGCGCCTTCTGAGTTCGCATGCTCGGTTATCTGGTCTAGCAAGGGGTTATTTTCAAAGCCATCTTCGCTCACATTAGCGATATACATGGTGGGTTTAATTGTTAACAGATGTAAATCTCGAACCTGTAAAACATCATCTTCACTCAGCCCCATGGTGCGCACCATCAGACCTTCGTCTAAATGCGCTTTTACTTTTTCTAATACGGCGATTTTTGCTTTTGCATCTTTATCTCCGGATTTAGCCACTTTTGCAGTTTTAAAAATCGATTTTTCTACCGATTCCATATCCGCCAGTGCCAGCTCGGTATTGATAACATCGATATCATCTAACGGGCTGATTTTACCGGCCACATGAACAATGTCATCATTTTCAAAACAACGTACAACCTGTGCGATCGCATCGGTTTCACGAATGTTGGCTAAAAACTTATTACCCAGGCCTTCACCCTTGGATGCTCCGGCAACTAAACCCGCGATATCAACAAATTCCATGGTAGTAGCCAGTACTTTCTCGGGTTTTACGATTTCAGCTAATGCATCTAAACGTGAGTCAGGCATAGGCACCATACCGACATTAGGCTCAATGGTGCAGAACGGATAATTCTCCGCCTGAATACCGGCCTGTGTAAGTGCGTTGAATAAGGTGGATTTACCTACGTTTGGTAAACCGACTATGCCGCATTTGAAACCCATGATGTTTTCCTGTGTGTACTGGTTATTTACTGTGTAGACGATGCACGGCTTTTTCCCAGCTGCCTTCAGCTAGCAGGGGGAGCACTCTTAAAGCATCATCTATTGAATTATCTATGCTGATTTGCTCATCTTGCGATGCCCGGTGCAGCACATAGTCCGACACCTGATCCCGATTACCCGGGTGACCGATTGCAATTCGTAATCGGTTAAATTCTTTTCCCATATGCGCAATCGTATCGCGCAGGCCATTGTGCCCACCATGACCACCGCCAGTTTTTAACTTAACAGTACCTGGCTCTAAATCGAGCTCATCATGAGCGACCAATATATTTTCAGTGGGAATTTTGTAGAAAGAGGCCAGCTGTTTTATTGCTAAACCACTGCGGTTCATAAAGGTGACGGGTTTGAGCAACCAGACATCACGGCCCTCTAGCACGACTTTACAAACATCACCTGAAAATTTGTTTTCAGGACGAAAATGCGCGCCCTTTAGGCGCGCAATTTCTTCAACAAACCAGAAGCCTGCATTATGTCGTGTCTGCTCATATTTAGAACCCGGATTGCCGAGACCGACAATGAGTTCAATGTTTACAGTTTTAGCCGACATAGATGCAGGTTGACTGACTACTCTTCAGTAGCGTCGTCTTCTGCTGCAGCTGCTGGTGCTTCATCTTCTTCTTCAACCACAACTTTTGGTGTGTGAATTGAAACAACGGCTGTATCGTGATTTTCATCACCATGAGTCAGTGCAGCAAGCTCAACACCCTTAGGTATATTAAGCTCTGTAAGATGAATTGATTCACCAGTTTCTAAAGCTGAGATATCCACTTCAATAAACTCAGGAATATCTTTAGCTAAACAGATAACTTCAACTTCGTTTACTACGTGACTTACCTGACCACCAGATTTAACACCTGGAGACACGTCTTCACCTGTGAAGTGTAACTGTACGTGCATGTGCATTTTCTTCTTAGCATCTACACGCTGAAAATCGATATGCATAATATCAACTTTAAATGGGTGATGCTGGATGTCACGTACAATAACCTTTTCTGCTGTTTTCTTGCCGTCTACCTTAAGAGCAACAATAGAAGCATAAAAAACTTCTTCATTAACATGCGGACGAACTTCACGCAGATCAATAGTTAAGCTTTTAGGGTCACCTGAACCATAAACGATTGCAGGAATTTTTTCTTCAAGACGTAGGCGGCGGCTCGCACCCTTCCCCAGGTCTGTACGCGTTTCAGCGTTAATAGTAATAGCCATAATATAGCTCCAAAGTACTTGTCAGGGTAACGCGACCATTTCCCCCGACGAAAAAAGAGCGCGAATTATACATGAATTTATGAAATTACGAAACAGGGAATTAACGCAATGGATCAATTGATATAGACACTGGATAAAGCCGATATATCTGGTTATAAATAATGGCTCTATTGTGATTATGGGTAACCCGAATCGCGACCTGAAGGTCGCTCCTACAGGGTTAATCCATATACATTGAGCTTACAGACTCGTTTTGATCTATGCGGCGTATTGTTTCTGCCAGCATGGTAGCTATAGATAACTGACGTATCTGACCACAGGCCAGTGCTGCTTCTGTTAATGGAATCGTATCGGTAACGACCAGCTCATCTAATACAGATGCAGAAATATTATCAATGGCAGGGCCTGATAACACTGGATGAGTACAATAAGCTGATACGCTTACTGCACCGTGCTCTTTAAGGGCTTTTGCTGCATTACAGAGTGTGCCGGCAGTATCCACCAGATCATCTACCAGTACGCAGTTTTTGCCTTCTACATCACCGATGATATTCATTACCTTGGCAACATTCGCTTTAGGTCGACGTTTATCGATAATTGCCAGATCTGCGTCACCTAATCGTTTAGCTAATGCACGGGCACGTACTACTCCACCTACATCTGGCGATACAACCAATAAGTTATCGTGACGTTGACGCCACACATCACCTAGTAAGATCGGTGATGCATAAACATTGTCTACGGGGATATTGAAGAAACCCTGAATCTGATCTGCGTGTAAATCAACCGTAAGAATACGATCAAGCTTTACGCTTTCAAGCATATTAGCAATAACTTTAGCGGTAATCGGCACTCGAGCTGAACGAGGACGACGATCCTGCCGCGAATAACCTAAATAAGGCACAACCGCCGTAATTCTCTGTGCAGATGCCCGGCGCAGTGCGTCGATCATCACCAGCAATTCCATCATATGATCATTGGTTGGCTGACAGGTAGGCTGAACAATAAAAACTTCACGTCCACGTACGGTTTCTTCAATTTCAACGCTGACTTCGCCATCGCTAAAGGTTTGAACGGTACATTTACCAAGGGATAGGTGGAGGTGTGCTGCTATGCGGCGGGCTAGTTCCGGATTTGCATTACCGGAAAATATCATCAACTCGGAGTTGTTATCGATCACAATGTGTTTCGCTACTGGGTTAGAAACAATGGGTATTGGTGTTTAAACCAACCTTATCAAATCCGGTTTACTCAAGATAGGGATTGTTTGAATAAATATCAATCTCTATCTTTATGCAGATGCACCTTCAAGTGCACATGTGCGATTAAAATCGCCCCTACATTGATACTTCGTAGATGTATAACGAAATATCTGGAATATGGCTGGGCCGGGAGGATTACTCCGGGCTCCTGCCCTCCGCTCCTTCGAGGTCAGTGGCAAAAAACGCCACTGCTCAAATTTGCTCCTGGCAAATTAGTCGAACCTCTTATCGGCTCGAACCCTCACGGTGGAAGCTGCAAATCAGTTGCTCTGGATTTCTCTACAGCGTAGCTAACTTGCAGTTTTAATATGGCTGGGCCGGGAGGATTCGAACCTCCGCATGACAGGATCAAAACCTGTTGCCTTACCGCTTGGCGACGGCCCAATAAACTTTTAATGCTGAGAACCCTTAATTAAGATTCCTCATTCCCGAATACCTCTATCGGGAATCCAGCGACTTTGAATACGTTATAAACTTTCAAAGCTTCAAATCAATCACACCAAAATGATTAATTTTCTTTCTGGTCATTTTCAACTGCCGCAAGTTTAACTTGAAGCGGTGACCTATTCAAACCTTTAGCAACAAAAGCTGCCCAGTAATCTGGCAGTTTTGCTAACACATCCTGTGCGGCTTCTTTATTTCCAAATGTGGCGAATACACAGGCTCCGGTTCCGGTTAACCTGGCATTTGAATATTTTCTGAGAAACTGGATGACTTCAGCTATTTCAGGATACTGTTCAGCCACTACAGGCTCAAACACATTTCCTAACTCATCAAATACACGCTCTTCATTTGCAGTGCCGATTTGAAGGTCGCATATTCTGATGGCTGGACAGTCTCGTGTCAATTGCGAATTGTTAAATAATTCAGATGTTGATACATGAACTTCTGGATGAACAACTAAATACCAGGCTTCTTCAGGTGAAATCTCTTCAACTTTTTCACCTACTCCCTGAGCAAATGCCGCATGACCATGTATAAACACGGGCACATCCGCCCCCAGACTCAAACCAATTTCAGCCAATGCTTCGAGATTTAACTCTGTACCCCACATGTGATTTAAAACCATCAATGTTGTTGCTGCATCAGAACTACCACCGCCCACACCACCACCCATGGGTAATATTTTTTGTAAATATATGTCTGCGCCTTTATCTGTTCCGGTTGCTATTTGTAACGCTTTTGCCGCTTTTACCACCAGATCATCTTCAGCTTTAATACCTTCATTATCTGTTTTACGCATGATTTTGCCATCATCACGAACGACCAGGCGTAATCGATCTGCAACATCTAAAAACTGAAAAACAGTTTGAAGATTATGATACCCATCATCTCGCTGACCGGTAATTTGCAAAAACAGATTTAATTTAGCCGGTGCCGGCCAAAATTGATAACTGGACATTATTTAACTTCTGTTCCCTTTATCCACTGCCTGACAAGCAAACGCACATCCACTTCCTCATCACCCAGTCGATTTATAAATAACTTGGATAAAAATATATTTCCCGCCTTGTCTTTATAACGCCTGAACTCTATACGCCAGCCATCCTGTAACATGACACGGGGCAACCCCATTTCACTCCACTCACTTATTTCATAACCACCTGCTGGTGAAGGTATCCCTTTCACCCAGTACTGCAAACCACTTACAGGTAGTGGCCAACCATTAAGTCGCTTAATTAATTCATCCGCATTGGTATCAAAATATTCATCACCTGATGAAGTTTTTATAGTCACTCCGTTTTTGCGGCCATTAATTATAGTC includes these proteins:
- a CDS encoding redox-regulated ATPase YchF — protein: MGFKCGIVGLPNVGKSTLFNALTQAGIQAENYPFCTIEPNVGMVPMPDSRLDALAEIVKPEKVLATTMEFVDIAGLVAGASKGEGLGNKFLANIRETDAIAQVVRCFENDDIVHVAGKISPLDDIDVINTELALADMESVEKSIFKTAKVAKSGDKDAKAKIAVLEKVKAHLDEGLMVRTMGLSEDDVLQVRDLHLLTIKPTMYIANVSEDGFENNPLLDQITEHANSEGAQVVAVCASIEEELIELDEEEKKDFLDEMGLEEPGLNRVIRAGYTLLGLQTYFTAGVKEVRAWTVAVGATAPQAAGVIHTDFEKGFIRAETMAYDDFIEYNGEAGAKDAGKLRVEGKDYVVQDGDVLHFRFNV
- a CDS encoding TlpA family protein disulfide reductase, which produces MSIKQLIISISIFLLSSQLFSQVTSAAEAISFSSKDLQGDLHTIERYRGKWIVVNYWGIFCGPCLREMPELSVFHNQHKETDAVVLGINQEELPIEVMASFRDKMKISFPLLSVPFEQVTPFGNVTILPTTFIISPEGKLVARQQGAITMQMLEDYIQRNKHEFQNKKQPTKSNENKKSL
- a CDS encoding aminoacyl-tRNA hydrolase; amino-acid sequence: MSAKTVNIELIVGLGNPGSKYEQTRHNAGFWFVEEIARLKGAHFRPENKFSGDVCKVVLEGRDVWLLKPVTFMNRSGLAIKQLASFYKIPTENILVAHDELDLEPGTVKLKTGGGHGGHNGLRDTIAHMGKEFNRLRIAIGHPGNRDQVSDYVLHRASQDEQISIDNSIDDALRVLPLLAEGSWEKAVHRLHSK
- the lolB gene encoding outer membrane lipoprotein LolB — its product is MKLLYLMPLLIWLVACATPELKDDSLEDVVNWQLYQKNQNLLQSWTIKGRLSVQTEYEGGQLDYGWAQHNETDYDIGLRAPMGAGTTIINGRKNGVTIKTSSGDEYFDTNADELIKRLNGWPLPVSGLQYWVKGIPSPAGGYEISEWSEMGLPRVMLQDGWRIEFRRYKDKAGNIFLSKLFINRLGDEEVDVRLLVRQWIKGTEVK
- a CDS encoding 4-(cytidine 5'-diphospho)-2-C-methyl-D-erythritol kinase; translated protein: MSSYQFWPAPAKLNLFLQITGQRDDGYHNLQTVFQFLDVADRLRLVVRDDGKIMRKTDNEGIKAEDDLVVKAAKALQIATGTDKGADIYLQKILPMGGGVGGGSSDAATTLMVLNHMWGTELNLEALAEIGLSLGADVPVFIHGHAAFAQGVGEKVEEISPEEAWYLVVHPEVHVSTSELFNNSQLTRDCPAIRICDLQIGTANEERVFDELGNVFEPVVAEQYPEIAEVIQFLRKYSNARLTGTGACVFATFGNKEAAQDVLAKLPDYWAAFVAKGLNRSPLQVKLAAVENDQKEN
- a CDS encoding 50S ribosomal protein L25 codes for the protein MAITINAETRTDLGKGASRRLRLEEKIPAIVYGSGDPKSLTIDLREVRPHVNEEVFYASIVALKVDGKKTAEKVIVRDIQHHPFKVDIMHIDFQRVDAKKKMHMHVQLHFTGEDVSPGVKSGGQVSHVVNEVEVICLAKDIPEFIEVDISALETGESIHLTELNIPKGVELAALTHGDENHDTAVVSIHTPKVVVEEEDEAPAAAAEDDATEE
- a CDS encoding ribose-phosphate pyrophosphokinase (catalyzes the formation of 5-phospho-alpha-D-ribose 1-phosphate from D-ribose 5-phosphate and ATP); this encodes MDNNSELMIFSGNANPELARRIAAHLHLSLGKCTVQTFSDGEVSVEIEETVRGREVFIVQPTCQPTNDHMMELLVMIDALRRASAQRITAVVPYLGYSRQDRRPRSARVPITAKVIANMLESVKLDRILTVDLHADQIQGFFNIPVDNVYASPILLGDVWRQRHDNLLVVSPDVGGVVRARALAKRLGDADLAIIDKRRPKANVAKVMNIIGDVEGKNCVLVDDLVDTAGTLCNAAKALKEHGAVSVSAYCTHPVLSGPAIDNISASVLDELVVTDTIPLTEAALACGQIRQLSIATMLAETIRRIDQNESVSSMYMD